In a genomic window of Deinococcus metalli:
- a CDS encoding superoxide dismutase: MLKVLALPTLALALSACSMSMMAKPMDYTLAKQPAGNALSSSGTVSITRSSDMVMTTAKVMGLAPNTYYVAHYHVQGAASTDACASGGAPIMSSKIVGMSDASGMVTLTGSVAAADVMSATYFNIHTASDAAGTPADAGVSCTAIGKMM, translated from the coding sequence ATGTTGAAAGTCCTGGCTCTCCCCACGCTGGCCCTGGCCCTGAGCGCGTGCTCCATGTCCATGATGGCCAAGCCGATGGATTACACGCTGGCCAAGCAGCCGGCCGGCAATGCCCTGAGTTCCAGCGGTACCGTCTCGATCACACGCAGCAGTGACATGGTCATGACCACCGCCAAGGTGATGGGCCTCGCCCCGAACACGTACTACGTCGCGCACTACCACGTGCAGGGCGCTGCGAGCACCGACGCCTGCGCCAGCGGCGGCGCGCCGATCATGTCCAGCAAGATCGTCGGCATGAGCGACGCGAGCGGGATGGTGACCCTGACGGGCAGCGTGGCCGCGGCGGACGTCATGAGCGCCACGTACTTCAACATCCACACCGCCAGCGACGCGGCGGGCACCCCGGCGGACGCCGGCGTGAGCTGTACGGCCATCGGCAAGATGATGTAA
- a CDS encoding YdeI/OmpD-associated family protein, whose translation MAPAAALDLLEPASRAEWRTWLEGHHAASPGVRLVIHKKTSPTPNLSVPDAVEEALCFGWIDSTARALDAHRWVIQVTPRKSGSGWSAVNKERIARMQAAGLMAPAGQARIDAAVQDGTWAKLDAVERLELPADLRAALDAHPGAATHWDAFPRSAKRAVLEWIAQAKTEATRRKRVAEAADKAARGERANQWTRKAP comes from the coding sequence ATGGCTCCCGCCGCCGCACTCGATCTGCTCGAACCCGCGTCCCGCGCCGAGTGGCGGACGTGGCTGGAGGGGCACCACGCGGCCAGTCCCGGCGTGCGCCTAGTGATCCACAAGAAGACCTCGCCCACCCCGAACCTGAGCGTACCGGACGCGGTGGAAGAGGCCCTGTGCTTCGGGTGGATCGACTCGACGGCCCGCGCGCTGGACGCGCACCGCTGGGTGATCCAGGTGACGCCGCGCAAGTCCGGCAGCGGCTGGAGCGCCGTGAACAAGGAACGCATTGCCCGGATGCAGGCAGCGGGTCTGATGGCACCCGCCGGGCAGGCCCGCATCGACGCGGCCGTGCAGGACGGCACATGGGCAAAGCTGGACGCCGTCGAACGGCTGGAGCTGCCCGCCGACCTGCGCGCCGCCCTGGACGCGCATCCCGGCGCGGCCACGCACTGGGACGCCTTCCCGCGCAGTGCGAAGCGCGCCGTGCTGGAGTGGATCGCGCAGGCGAAGACCGAAGCCACGCGCCGCAAGCGGGTCGCGGAGGCCGCCGACAAGGCCGCGCGGGGGGAGCGTGCCAACCAGTGGACGCGGAAGGCGCCATGA
- a CDS encoding DUF429 domain-containing protein, with protein sequence MQFVGLDLAWSVRNPSGGAVVRLDGAAGDLTASALLGDDADVMAFLDRHVGASGGCLVAVDAPLAVPNAAGRRPAEAALGTVFARFHAGAHPTNRARVADAAGSVRGERVVAALAERGFVHDPWLHARAEVRRVVEVYPHPAMVSLFGLSRTLKYKNKGQGRALLDAAWAELYGHLRALETAEPALRGLDALLATDPTTLRGRALKDHEDRVDAVVCAYIALYAWWWGAARTEVFGTLEGGSILTPTLPERWPGARTAAS encoded by the coding sequence GTGCAGTTCGTCGGTCTCGATCTGGCGTGGTCCGTGCGTAACCCTTCGGGCGGCGCGGTGGTGCGGCTGGACGGCGCGGCCGGGGACCTCACGGCGTCGGCGCTGCTGGGCGACGACGCGGACGTCATGGCGTTCCTCGACCGGCACGTCGGGGCATCGGGCGGGTGCCTCGTGGCGGTGGACGCGCCGCTGGCCGTGCCGAACGCGGCCGGTCGGCGGCCCGCCGAGGCGGCGCTCGGCACGGTGTTCGCCCGCTTTCACGCGGGCGCGCACCCCACCAACCGTGCCCGCGTGGCCGACGCGGCGGGCAGCGTGCGCGGTGAGCGCGTGGTCGCGGCGCTGGCGGAGCGCGGCTTCGTGCACGATCCGTGGCTACACGCCCGCGCCGAGGTCCGGCGGGTCGTGGAGGTCTACCCGCACCCGGCGATGGTGTCGCTGTTCGGCCTGAGCCGCACCCTGAAGTACAAGAACAAGGGGCAGGGAAGGGCGCTGCTGGACGCCGCCTGGGCCGAGCTGTACGGCCACCTGCGCGCCCTGGAGACCGCCGAGCCGGCGCTGCGTGGCCTGGACGCGCTGCTGGCGACCGACCCCACCACCCTGCGCGGGCGGGCGCTGAAGGATCACGAGGACCGCGTCGACGCCGTGGTCTGCGCGTACATCGCCCTCTACGCGTGGTGGTGGGGCGCGGCGCGCACGGAGGTCTTCGGCACCCTGGAGGGCGGCTCGATCCTGACGCCCACGCTGCCGGAGCGCTGGCCCGGCGCCAGGACGGCCGCATCTTGA
- a CDS encoding FtsW/RodA/SpoVE family cell cycle protein, whose amino-acid sequence MKYDLRFPVILAALLVVGLMTVSTAALAPKATPGIFPKQLLGVALAAAPIAALLWAGRDRVYRFAPYIYGFALLLQASTFVIGREINGQKNWIVLGPVQIQPLEVLKFALILMLAVALQNGYKGMSTYMRALAVFLPAVGLVVKADFGGAMVLSVMFGVMMLAARIPWWHALLAVVLVGAAVPTVLYPHLEPYQQKRLTIFLNPYQDPRGAGYQVIQSTIAVGSGGLQGKGYKQGSQSHNGFLPEAHTDFAFSTWAEEQGFVGALAVLLLYGALFWGLAGMAMESPRLQDQILFAGVLGQIGFQVIENIGAALSVLPLTGITLPLISYGLSSLVSTLSTLGLAYVVHRDRFLGSI is encoded by the coding sequence ATGAAGTACGACCTGCGCTTTCCGGTCATCCTGGCCGCGCTGCTGGTGGTGGGCCTGATGACCGTCAGCACGGCGGCGCTGGCGCCCAAGGCCACGCCGGGTATCTTCCCCAAGCAGCTGCTGGGGGTGGCGCTGGCGGCCGCGCCGATCGCGGCGCTGCTGTGGGCCGGGCGCGACCGCGTGTACCGGTTTGCGCCGTACATCTACGGCTTCGCGCTGCTGCTGCAGGCCAGCACCTTCGTGATCGGCCGGGAGATCAACGGGCAGAAGAACTGGATCGTGCTGGGCCCCGTGCAGATCCAGCCGCTGGAGGTGCTGAAGTTCGCGCTGATCCTGATGCTGGCCGTGGCCCTCCAGAACGGCTACAAGGGCATGAGCACGTACATGCGGGCCCTCGCGGTGTTCCTGCCGGCCGTGGGCCTGGTGGTCAAGGCCGATTTCGGCGGGGCGATGGTCCTGAGCGTGATGTTCGGCGTGATGATGCTCGCCGCCCGCATTCCGTGGTGGCACGCGCTGCTGGCCGTGGTGCTGGTCGGCGCGGCGGTGCCCACGGTGCTGTACCCGCACCTGGAGCCGTATCAGCAAAAGCGCCTGACCATCTTCCTCAATCCCTATCAGGACCCGCGCGGCGCGGGCTATCAGGTCATCCAGAGCACCATCGCGGTCGGGTCCGGGGGACTCCAGGGCAAGGGGTACAAGCAGGGCAGCCAGTCACACAACGGCTTCCTGCCGGAAGCGCACACCGATTTCGCGTTCAGCACGTGGGCCGAGGAGCAGGGCTTCGTGGGCGCGCTCGCGGTACTACTGCTGTACGGCGCGCTGTTCTGGGGGCTGGCCGGCATGGCGATGGAATCGCCCAGGTTGCAGGACCAGATCCTGTTCGCAGGCGTGCTCGGCCAGATCGGCTTTCAGGTGATCGAGAACATCGGCGCGGCCCTGAGCGTCCTGCCGCTGACCGGGATTACCCTGCCGCTGATCAGCTACGGTCTGAGCAGCCTCGTGAGCACCCTATCCACCCTCGGGCTGGCGTACGTGGTGCACCGTGACCGCTTCCTGGGCAGCATCTAG
- the mobA gene encoding molybdenum cofactor guanylyltransferase, giving the protein MTAPDFAAAITAGGRSSRYGSDKALAVLDGRTLLAHVAASLEPCAVKLLVAPPGRYALAGWHAVPDTRPGEGPLAGLEAALGAAPPGWVAFAGVDMPALTPAYWHALTAARTPGTLAVLALDGEGRPQPLAALYHTALRPHVTALLDAGERRLRLAVPDGHATVVAGLDARFFRNVNRPGDLEGEDPSTR; this is encoded by the coding sequence ATGACGGCCCCCGACTTCGCCGCGGCCATCACCGCTGGCGGCCGGTCCAGCCGCTACGGCTCGGACAAGGCGCTCGCCGTGCTGGACGGCCGCACGCTGCTGGCGCACGTCGCCGCCAGCCTGGAGCCCTGCGCGGTGAAGCTGCTGGTCGCGCCGCCCGGCCGCTACGCCCTGGCCGGCTGGCATGCCGTGCCCGACACCCGTCCCGGGGAGGGTCCCCTGGCAGGCTTGGAGGCCGCGCTGGGCGCCGCGCCGCCCGGCTGGGTGGCCTTTGCGGGCGTGGACATGCCCGCCCTGACCCCCGCGTACTGGCACGCGCTGACCGCCGCCCGCACACCCGGCACCCTGGCGGTCCTCGCGCTGGATGGTGAGGGCCGACCGCAGCCGCTCGCGGCGCTGTACCACACGGCATTGCGGCCGCACGTCACGGCCCTGCTGGACGCCGGGGAGCGGCGGCTGCGGCTGGCTGTGCCGGACGGACACGCGACCGTGGTGGCCGGCCTGGACGCCCGGTTCTTCCGGAACGTGAACCGGCCGGGCGATCTGGAGGGCGAAGACCCGTCCACGCGCTGA
- a CDS encoding aldo/keto reductase family protein gives MEFRNLGRSGLKVSEVALGGWETYGRSVNDEAMVQDIVKAAYDEGVNFFDQADVYARGRSEELMGAALRDFPRHTLVISSKVYWPMSDDVNDQGLSRKHVLESIDKSLKRLGTDYLDIYFAHRYDETVPMDEIVMAFDQVIRSGRALYWGTSMWPAARIAEAVEFARAHGLHGPVTEQPEYSMIHRDRVEKDILPYTEKAGVGLVVWSPLAMGLLTGKYDAGRPEGARLSEHEGFARDFLTEENIQKVRDLRPIADGLGITRAQLAVAWLLRQKGVSSVITGATKPQQISDTVKAAGVRLDAGAVQRIEEILNPV, from the coding sequence ATGGAATTCCGGAATCTGGGCCGCAGCGGCCTGAAAGTCAGCGAGGTGGCCCTGGGCGGCTGGGAGACCTACGGGCGCAGCGTCAACGACGAGGCCATGGTGCAGGACATCGTGAAGGCCGCGTACGACGAGGGCGTGAACTTCTTCGACCAGGCCGACGTGTATGCCCGCGGCCGCAGCGAGGAACTGATGGGCGCCGCGCTGCGCGACTTTCCCCGGCACACCCTGGTGATCTCCAGCAAGGTGTACTGGCCCATGAGCGACGACGTGAACGACCAGGGCCTGAGCCGCAAGCACGTCCTGGAGAGCATCGACAAGTCGCTGAAACGCCTGGGCACCGATTACCTGGACATCTACTTCGCCCACCGCTACGACGAAACCGTGCCCATGGACGAGATCGTGATGGCCTTCGATCAGGTGATCCGCTCGGGCCGGGCGCTGTACTGGGGCACCAGCATGTGGCCCGCCGCGCGCATCGCCGAGGCCGTGGAATTCGCCCGCGCGCACGGCCTGCACGGCCCTGTGACCGAGCAGCCCGAGTACTCCATGATCCACCGCGACCGCGTGGAAAAGGACATCCTGCCGTACACCGAGAAGGCCGGCGTGGGCCTGGTCGTGTGGAGCCCGCTGGCGATGGGCCTGCTGACCGGCAAGTACGACGCCGGCCGGCCCGAGGGCGCCCGCCTGAGCGAACACGAGGGCTTCGCGCGCGACTTCCTGACCGAGGAGAACATCCAGAAGGTGCGCGACCTCAGGCCCATCGCGGACGGCCTGGGCATCACGCGCGCGCAGCTCGCCGTGGCGTGGCTGCTGCGCCAGAAGGGCGTGAGCAGCGTCATCACGGGCGCCACCAAGCCGCAGCAGATCTCGGACACCGTGAAGGCCGCCGGCGTGCGCCTGGACGCGGGGGCGGTGCAGCGTATCGAGGAGATCCTGAACCCGGTGTGA
- a CDS encoding hemolysin family protein: MGNPLLEFGILVLLLILNGFFSASELGVVSARRTRLEAAAARGERGAAAAAALGQEPGAFLATVQIGITLIGTVSAVFAGGTLTSYMEGLLRPLLGDSAPAAASVAVVLLVTFLSLVLGELAPKNIALRDPEGLAARVAPFFAGLSRVARPIVWLLDVTTRGLLALLGVRGQPPEVITEEDVRAVVSQAAQSGSLEQTEQARIASVLRFNDRRVRDLMTPRHLAVTVSLHASPADVAAQVLAAGHDTYPVRDDAGEITGLLTVLDVLRAVQGGQHLAALVRPALYLPEGAWAEDALTRLERGGVRLAVVVDEYGEFSGLLSLTDLLSELAGGDAPAPDDDSLIRREDGSYLADGALPMHDLRGVLALPVLPREDFSTLAGYVLAALGDFPQVGTVLAVDGWTLEVVDMDGPRIDRLLLRPPDASQPAAAPQA, translated from the coding sequence GTGGGGAATCCTCTGCTGGAATTCGGCATTCTCGTCCTGCTCCTGATCCTGAACGGCTTTTTCTCGGCGTCGGAACTGGGGGTCGTGTCGGCGCGCAGAACGCGGCTGGAGGCGGCCGCGGCGCGCGGCGAGCGGGGAGCGGCCGCGGCCGCGGCGCTGGGCCAGGAGCCGGGCGCGTTCCTGGCGACGGTGCAGATCGGGATCACCCTGATCGGCACGGTGAGCGCGGTGTTCGCGGGCGGCACGCTCACGAGCTACATGGAGGGGCTGCTGCGACCGCTGCTGGGCGACTCGGCCCCCGCCGCGGCCAGCGTGGCGGTCGTGCTGCTGGTCACGTTCCTGTCGCTGGTGCTGGGCGAACTCGCGCCGAAGAACATCGCGCTACGCGACCCCGAGGGGCTGGCGGCGCGGGTCGCGCCATTCTTCGCGGGCCTCAGCCGCGTGGCGCGGCCCATCGTGTGGCTGCTGGACGTCACCACCCGCGGCCTGCTGGCGCTGCTGGGCGTCCGGGGCCAGCCCCCGGAGGTGATCACCGAGGAGGACGTGCGGGCGGTCGTGTCGCAGGCCGCGCAGAGCGGGTCGCTGGAGCAGACCGAGCAGGCGCGCATCGCCTCGGTGCTGCGCTTCAATGACCGCCGGGTGCGCGACCTGATGACCCCCCGGCACCTGGCCGTGACCGTATCCCTGCATGCGTCGCCGGCCGACGTGGCCGCGCAGGTGCTCGCCGCCGGACACGACACCTACCCGGTGCGCGACGACGCGGGCGAGATCACGGGCCTGCTGACCGTGCTGGACGTGCTGCGCGCGGTGCAGGGCGGGCAGCACCTCGCCGCGCTGGTCCGCCCGGCCCTGTACCTGCCGGAGGGCGCGTGGGCCGAGGACGCCCTGACGCGCCTGGAGCGCGGCGGCGTGCGCCTGGCGGTGGTGGTGGACGAGTACGGCGAGTTCAGCGGTCTGCTCAGCCTGACCGACCTGCTCTCGGAACTCGCGGGCGGGGACGCGCCCGCTCCGGACGACGACAGCCTGATCCGCCGCGAGGACGGGTCGTACCTCGCCGACGGCGCGCTGCCCATGCACGACCTGCGCGGCGTGCTGGCGCTGCCCGTGCTGCCCCGCGAGGACTTCAGCACCCTGGCCGGCTACGTGCTGGCCGCGCTGGGCGACTTCCCGCAGGTGGGCACCGTGCTGGCCGTGGACGGCTGGACGCTGGAGGTCGTGGACATGGACGGCCCGCGCATCGACCGGCTGCTGTTGCGGCCCCCGGACGCGTCCCAGCCGGCGGCGGCCCCCCAGGCGTAG
- the rimO gene encoding 30S ribosomal protein S12 methylthiotransferase RimO, translating into MTEAKQQAARRVGFISLGCPKALVDSERILTQLRFEGYEVAPSYEDADAVIVNTCGFITPAVEESLNAIGEALDATGKVIVTGCLGERPEKIMERHPKVAAITGSEAVDDVMGHVRALLPIEQDAFTGLLPVAAPGTRADAAQPQREATRHGDVFAPSVKLTPRHYAYVKIAEGCNHTCSFCIIPKLRGRQVSRDAGAVLYEAYRLIAGGTKELMIISQDTSAYGVDVRYRESEFQGGQVRAHLTDLAVKLGEMGAWVRMHYVYPYPHVEKIVELMAQGKILPYLDVPLQHASPRILKLMRRPGAGKQLETIRRWREICPELVIRSTFIVGFPGETEEDFGLLLDFLEDAQLDRVGAFTYSDVDEADANALPDAVPQEVKEERLARFMEVAQRISAARLAAKVGTVMDVIVDEFNDDEDDAPGTKLIGRTKGDAPGIDGQVYLSAGDFAGQVKIGDIVRARIEDSDEYDLYGEVVERAAWRPNVPQLGHFGGH; encoded by the coding sequence ATGACGGAAGCAAAACAGCAGGCCGCCCGGCGGGTGGGGTTCATCTCGCTGGGCTGCCCGAAGGCGCTGGTGGACAGCGAGCGGATCCTGACCCAGCTGCGCTTCGAGGGCTACGAGGTCGCGCCCAGCTATGAGGATGCCGACGCCGTGATCGTGAACACCTGCGGGTTCATCACGCCGGCGGTCGAGGAGAGCCTCAACGCCATCGGCGAGGCGCTGGACGCCACCGGCAAGGTGATCGTGACCGGCTGCCTGGGCGAGCGCCCCGAGAAGATCATGGAGCGCCACCCCAAAGTGGCCGCCATTACCGGCTCCGAGGCCGTAGACGACGTGATGGGCCACGTGCGCGCGCTGCTGCCCATCGAGCAGGACGCCTTCACCGGGCTGCTGCCGGTGGCGGCCCCCGGCACGCGCGCGGACGCTGCACAGCCCCAGCGCGAGGCCACCCGCCACGGCGACGTGTTCGCGCCCAGCGTGAAGCTCACGCCCCGGCACTACGCCTACGTCAAGATCGCCGAGGGCTGCAACCACACCTGCTCGTTCTGCATCATCCCCAAGCTGCGCGGCCGTCAGGTGTCGCGCGACGCGGGCGCGGTGCTGTACGAGGCCTACCGCCTGATCGCGGGCGGCACCAAGGAACTCATGATCATCTCGCAGGACACCTCGGCCTATGGGGTGGACGTGCGCTACCGCGAGTCCGAGTTCCAGGGCGGGCAGGTCAGGGCGCACCTGACCGACCTGGCCGTCAAGCTCGGCGAGATGGGCGCGTGGGTGCGGATGCACTACGTCTACCCCTACCCGCACGTCGAGAAAATCGTGGAGCTGATGGCCCAGGGCAAGATCCTGCCGTACCTGGACGTGCCCCTCCAGCACGCCAGCCCCCGGATTCTGAAGTTGATGCGGCGGCCCGGCGCGGGCAAACAACTGGAGACCATCCGCCGCTGGCGCGAGATCTGCCCCGAACTCGTCATCCGCTCGACCTTCATCGTGGGCTTCCCCGGCGAGACCGAGGAAGATTTTGGGCTGCTGCTGGACTTTCTGGAGGACGCGCAGCTCGACCGCGTGGGAGCCTTCACGTACAGCGACGTGGACGAGGCCGACGCCAACGCCCTGCCGGACGCCGTGCCACAGGAGGTCAAGGAGGAGCGCCTCGCCCGCTTCATGGAGGTCGCCCAGCGCATCAGCGCCGCGCGGCTGGCCGCCAAGGTCGGCACGGTCATGGACGTGATCGTGGACGAGTTCAACGACGATGAGGACGACGCGCCCGGCACGAAGCTGATCGGGCGCACCAAGGGCGACGCGCCGGGCATCGACGGGCAGGTGTACCTGAGCGCGGGCGACTTCGCCGGGCAGGTCAAGATCGGGGACATCGTCCGCGCGCGCATCGAGGACAGCGACGAGTACGACCTCTACGGCGAGGTCGTGGAGCGTGCCGCGTGGCGGCCGAACGTGCCGCAGCTCGGCCACTTCGGCGGGCACTGA
- a CDS encoding prepilin peptidase, producing MTPDVLIVIFAGVLGLLVGSFSNVLIWRLPRHESIAFPPSHCPTCDHRLGVPDLVPVVSWLSLGGKCRYCRAPIKARYPVVEVLTGLGYAVIALLFPPLTVGWGALGLMVLFTLLLVGSAIDLDTFTIPDELTLPGVAVGLLFGFLNGRAGVGTLPDLAGAVQGALLGAGVLVAINQFGSWVLRRFRERSYPEQPIGYQQISVGLLAGAWLGPWWGIGVGVLSALVNVAARRVVRVPEFLTLGGLLLSLVLGSAGTGPGMILMVQGALAAAGGVSLVAGVYWWLRREPEAEADGVDAAEDPYDASAMGFGDVKLAAVIGAFLGWERLLVALVVAVFAGAVLGLLQLAMKRENRVKFGPYLALGAVIALIWGQGWVQGYRSMLGL from the coding sequence GTGACCCCCGACGTCCTGATCGTGATCTTCGCCGGCGTGCTGGGCCTGCTGGTGGGCTCGTTCTCGAACGTGCTGATCTGGCGCCTGCCGCGCCACGAGAGCATCGCCTTCCCGCCCAGCCACTGCCCCACCTGCGACCACCGGCTGGGTGTGCCAGATCTCGTGCCGGTGGTCTCGTGGCTGTCGCTCGGCGGCAAGTGCCGGTACTGCCGCGCGCCGATCAAGGCCCGCTACCCGGTCGTGGAAGTCCTCACAGGGCTGGGCTATGCGGTGATCGCCCTGCTGTTTCCGCCGCTCACGGTGGGGTGGGGCGCGCTGGGCCTGATGGTGCTGTTCACGCTGCTGCTGGTGGGCAGCGCCATCGACCTGGACACCTTCACCATCCCGGACGAGCTGACCCTGCCGGGCGTGGCAGTGGGCCTGCTGTTCGGGTTCCTGAATGGCCGCGCGGGCGTGGGCACCCTGCCGGACCTCGCGGGCGCGGTGCAGGGCGCGCTGCTGGGGGCGGGCGTGCTGGTCGCCATCAACCAGTTCGGGTCGTGGGTGCTGCGCCGCTTCCGGGAGCGCTCGTACCCGGAGCAGCCCATCGGCTACCAGCAGATCAGCGTGGGCCTGCTGGCGGGCGCGTGGCTGGGGCCGTGGTGGGGCATCGGCGTGGGCGTGCTGTCCGCGCTGGTAAACGTCGCGGCGCGGCGGGTCGTGCGGGTGCCGGAATTCCTCACGCTGGGCGGCCTGCTGCTGAGCCTGGTGCTGGGCAGCGCCGGCACCGGCCCCGGCATGATCCTGATGGTGCAGGGCGCTCTGGCCGCCGCCGGGGGCGTGTCGCTGGTGGCCGGCGTGTACTGGTGGCTGCGGCGCGAACCCGAGGCGGAGGCGGACGGCGTGGACGCCGCAGAAGACCCCTATGACGCCTCGGCCATGGGCTTCGGGGACGTGAAGCTCGCGGCCGTGATCGGCGCGTTCCTGGGCTGGGAGCGGCTGCTGGTGGCGCTGGTCGTCGCGGTGTTCGCCGGCGCGGTGCTGGGGCTGCTCCAGCTCGCCATGAAGCGCGAGAACCGCGTGAAGTTCGGTCCGTATCTGGCGCTGGGCGCCGTGATCGCGCTGATCTGGGGCCAGGGGTGGGTGCAGGGCTACCGCAGCATGCTGGGGCTGTAG
- a CDS encoding cupin domain-containing protein, with the protein MTPEQLIRELNLTPHPEGGHYVQIHEDAVAVDGRPVCTSIYFLLRAGEVSHWHRVDATEVWAYHAGAPLELSIWDGGAMRRVRLGPDVLHGERPQGIVPAHAWQSARSLGEWTLVGCVVAPGFHFGGFELAPPGWAPDAG; encoded by the coding sequence ATGACGCCCGAGCAGCTCATCCGCGAACTGAACCTGACTCCGCACCCGGAGGGCGGCCACTACGTCCAGATTCACGAGGATGCGGTGGCGGTGGACGGCCGGCCCGTGTGCACCAGCATCTACTTCCTGCTGCGGGCCGGCGAGGTCTCGCACTGGCACCGCGTGGACGCCACGGAAGTGTGGGCGTACCACGCGGGGGCGCCGCTGGAGCTGTCCATCTGGGACGGCGGGGCCATGCGGCGCGTGCGCCTGGGGCCGGACGTCCTGCACGGCGAGCGGCCGCAGGGCATCGTGCCGGCCCACGCGTGGCAGTCGGCCCGCAGTCTGGGCGAGTGGACGCTGGTGGGCTGCGTGGTCGCGCCGGGCTTCCATTTTGGGGGCTTCGAACTGGCCCCGCCGGGCTGGGCACCGGACGCGGGCTGA
- a CDS encoding dihydrofolate reductase family protein has translation MPFLVYIAASVDGFIARPDGSLDWLPGAQQGSPPMPTGEDHGYEAFMARVDTVVMGRSTFDTVREYRPWPYAGKRLVVLSRTLTPADLPRDLAGQVSVHPGPVDALAAALAGARGVYVDGGQTIQAFLRAGLLDELIVTRIPVLLGAGRPLFGALDADVLLRHVDTQAFPSGFVQSTYAPIRSS, from the coding sequence ATGCCCTTTCTCGTCTACATCGCCGCGAGCGTGGACGGCTTCATCGCCCGGCCGGACGGCTCGCTGGACTGGCTGCCGGGCGCGCAGCAGGGCAGTCCGCCCATGCCCACCGGCGAGGACCACGGCTACGAGGCCTTCATGGCGCGCGTGGACACCGTGGTCATGGGGCGGAGTACCTTCGACACCGTGCGCGAGTACCGGCCGTGGCCGTACGCGGGCAAGCGCCTGGTCGTCCTGAGCCGCACCCTGACGCCCGCTGACCTGCCGCGTGATCTGGCGGGGCAGGTCAGCGTTCACCCCGGCCCGGTGGACGCGCTGGCGGCGGCCCTGGCCGGTGCGCGGGGCGTGTACGTGGACGGCGGGCAGACCATCCAGGCCTTCCTGCGCGCCGGGCTGCTGGACGAACTGATCGTCACGCGCATTCCGGTGCTGCTGGGCGCGGGCCGGCCGCTGTTCGGGGCGCTGGACGCCGACGTGCTCCTGCGACACGTGGACACGCAGGCGTTCCCGAGCGGCTTCGTGCAGAGTACCTACGCCCCCATCCGCTCCAGCTGA
- the minE gene encoding cell division topological specificity factor MinE encodes MFSWMKRGRTKETLKDRLELVLAYDRAQIPPGKVDALRNDLLEVVKRYFPTGNSSVEIEQRGDMVVLMANIPLDEQGTPTRPR; translated from the coding sequence ATGTTCTCGTGGATGAAGCGGGGCCGCACCAAGGAGACCCTGAAAGACCGCCTGGAACTGGTGCTCGCCTACGACCGCGCGCAGATTCCGCCCGGCAAGGTGGACGCGCTGCGCAACGACCTGCTGGAAGTGGTGAAGCGCTACTTCCCGACCGGCAACAGCTCCGTGGAGATCGAGCAGCGCGGCGACATGGTCGTGCTGATGGCGAACATCCCGCTGGACGAGCAGGGCACGCCGACCCGGCCGCGCTGA
- the minD gene encoding septum site-determining protein MinD, with protein MNAKVIVVTSGKGGVGKTTTTANIGAALAKLGEKVAVIDVDVGLRNLDVVMGLESRVVFDLVDVLEGKCRMNQALIRDKRVENLYLLPASQTRDKDALDPEVFKGVVRDLVATEGFDRILIDSPAGIESGFRTAAAPAEGALVVVNPEVSSVRDADRIIGLLEAQQVSEIKLVINRLRPKMVASGNMLSEGDILDILGVKPIGIIPEDEGIIVSTNVGEPAVLGKTRAGQAFLDTARRLKGEDVPYPKFDEDGGFMATLRRWFGGA; from the coding sequence ATGAACGCGAAGGTGATTGTCGTCACGTCGGGCAAGGGGGGTGTGGGGAAGACCACGACCACCGCGAATATCGGGGCGGCCCTCGCCAAGCTGGGCGAGAAGGTCGCGGTCATCGACGTGGACGTGGGCCTGCGCAACCTCGACGTCGTGATGGGCCTCGAATCCCGCGTGGTGTTCGACCTGGTGGACGTGCTGGAGGGCAAGTGCCGCATGAACCAGGCGCTGATCCGCGACAAGCGCGTCGAGAACCTGTACCTGCTGCCCGCGTCCCAGACCCGCGACAAGGACGCCCTGGACCCAGAGGTCTTCAAGGGCGTGGTGCGTGATCTGGTCGCCACGGAGGGCTTCGACCGCATCCTGATCGACTCGCCAGCCGGCATCGAGTCGGGCTTCCGCACCGCCGCCGCGCCCGCCGAGGGCGCGCTGGTCGTCGTGAACCCCGAGGTCTCCAGCGTGCGCGACGCCGACCGCATCATCGGACTGCTCGAGGCGCAGCAGGTCAGCGAGATCAAGCTGGTCATCAACCGGTTGCGGCCCAAGATGGTGGCAAGCGGGAACATGCTCTCAGAGGGCGACATCCTCGACATCCTGGGCGTCAAACCCATCGGGATCATCCCGGAGGACGAGGGCATCATCGTCTCGACGAACGTAGGCGAGCCCGCCGTGCTGGGCAAGACCCGCGCCGGGCAGGCCTTCCTGGACACCGCCCGGCGCCTGAAGGGCGAGGACGTGCCGTACCCCAAGTTCGACGAGGACGGCGGCTTCATGGCCACCCTGCGCCGCTGGTTCGGGGGCGCCTGA